The proteins below are encoded in one region of Girardinichthys multiradiatus isolate DD_20200921_A chromosome 19, DD_fGirMul_XY1, whole genome shotgun sequence:
- the LOC124884947 gene encoding uncharacterized protein C14orf132, which translates to MDLSFMAAQIPVMTGAFMDSSPNDDYSGEHSLFNSSASVNATASAASVHGQPEEQQSMSNDAIWLWIAIIATIGNIVVVGVVYACTF; encoded by the coding sequence ATCCCAGTTATGACTGGAGCCTTCATGGACTCTTCACCCAATGACGACTACAGCGGTGAGCATTCGCTCTTCAACTCTTCGGCGAGCGTCAACGCCACGGCCTCTGCGGCCTCGGTGCACGGCCAGCCGGAAGAGCAACAGTCCATGTCGAACGACGCCATCTGGCTGTGGATCGCCATCATTGCGACTATAGGGAACATTGTGGTGGTGGGCGTTGTGTATGCCTGCACTTTCTGA